One window of the Bradyrhizobium sp. NP1 genome contains the following:
- the rplA gene encoding 50S ribosomal protein L1 produces the protein MTIGKRLKKARDGVDRTKLYPLDEAIKMVKERAKAKFDETIEIAINLGVDPRHADQMVRGVVNLPNGTGRTLRVGVFARGAKAEEAKAAGADVVGAEDLVERVQGGNIDFDRCIATPDMMPLVGRLGKVLGPRGMMPNPKIGTVTMDVTNAVKGAKGGSVEFRVEKAGIVQAGVGKASFSEDKLVANAKALADAVAKAKPAGAKGTYIQRVAVSSTMGPGVKVEPSSILG, from the coding sequence ATGACAATTGGAAAGCGTTTGAAGAAGGCCCGCGATGGTGTTGACCGCACCAAGCTTTATCCGCTCGACGAGGCCATCAAGATGGTCAAGGAGCGGGCGAAGGCGAAGTTCGACGAGACGATCGAGATCGCGATCAATCTCGGCGTCGACCCGCGTCACGCCGACCAGATGGTGCGCGGCGTGGTCAACCTGCCGAACGGCACCGGCCGCACGTTGCGCGTCGGCGTGTTCGCGCGAGGCGCCAAGGCGGAAGAAGCCAAGGCCGCGGGTGCCGACGTCGTCGGCGCCGAGGACCTGGTCGAGAGGGTGCAGGGCGGCAACATCGACTTTGACCGCTGCATCGCCACCCCCGACATGATGCCGCTGGTCGGCCGGCTGGGTAAGGTGCTCGGTCCGCGCGGCATGATGCCGAACCCGAAGATCGGCACGGTGACGATGGACGTCACCAACGCGGTGAAGGGCGCCAAGGGCGGCTCGGTCGAGTTCCGGGTCGAGAAGGCCGGTATCGTGCAGGCCGGTGTCGGCAAGGCCTCGTTCTCCGAGGACAAGCTGGTGGCCAACGCCAAGGCGCTCGCGGATGCGGTCGCCAAGGCCAAGCCGGCCGGCGCCAAGGGCACCTACATCCAGCGCGTCGCGGTGTCCTCGACCATGGGGCCGGGCGTGAAGGTGGAACCGAGCTCGATCCTCGGCTGA
- the secE gene encoding preprotein translocase subunit SecE, with product MAFSPFKFLQEVRSETAKVTWPTRRETTITTIMVFVMVALASIFFFAADQVIRYVVTLLLGIH from the coding sequence ATGGCTTTCAGCCCGTTCAAATTCCTGCAGGAAGTGCGCTCGGAGACCGCCAAGGTCACCTGGCCGACCCGCCGCGAGACCACGATCACCACGATCATGGTGTTCGTGATGGTTGCGCTCGCCTCCATCTTCTTCTTCGCCGCGGATCAGGTCATCCGCTACGTCGTCACTCTGTTGCTGGGCATCCACTGA
- a CDS encoding SDR family oxidoreductase — protein sequence MGRLQDKSVVITGAGSGIGRAASLLFAKEGARLIAVDRSEAVRETADAVRKAGGKAEAVIADAGSEKDVIDFIGAAVEKYGRLDAIWANAGISGGLVPLAEQTAEHWQEILRINLIGPFLAVKHAMVHMIRQGAGSIVCTASVAGLKAGASGHPYAASKAGVISLVQTTAYSLSGTGVRINAVCPGLIETGMTKPIFDRAKDRGTEDKIGQLNPLKRAGQPHEIAAMGLFLASDEASYVNGQAFPVDGGLTASMPYAGKPV from the coding sequence ATGGGCCGCCTTCAGGACAAATCGGTCGTCATCACCGGCGCCGGCAGCGGCATCGGGCGCGCGGCTTCGCTGCTGTTTGCGAAGGAAGGCGCCAGGCTGATCGCGGTCGATCGCAGCGAGGCCGTCAGGGAGACGGCCGACGCCGTGCGCAAGGCCGGCGGCAAGGCCGAGGCCGTGATCGCCGATGCCGGCTCGGAGAAGGACGTCATCGACTTCATCGGCGCGGCGGTCGAAAAATATGGCCGGCTGGACGCGATCTGGGCCAACGCCGGGATCAGCGGAGGGCTGGTCCCGCTCGCCGAGCAGACGGCGGAGCACTGGCAGGAAATCCTGCGCATCAACCTGATCGGTCCGTTCCTCGCCGTGAAGCACGCGATGGTGCACATGATCCGGCAAGGCGCGGGCTCGATCGTCTGCACCGCGTCGGTCGCGGGGCTGAAGGCCGGCGCCAGCGGGCATCCTTACGCCGCAAGCAAAGCCGGCGTCATCAGCCTGGTGCAGACGACGGCCTATTCGCTGTCCGGCACCGGCGTGCGCATCAACGCGGTGTGTCCGGGGCTGATCGAGACCGGCATGACCAAACCGATCTTCGATCGCGCCAAGGATCGCGGCACCGAGGACAAGATCGGCCAGCTCAATCCCCTGAAGCGCGCCGGCCAGCCGCACGAGATCGCGGCGATGGGCCTGTTCCTGGCGAGCGACGAGGCGTCCTATGTCAACGGCCAGGCATTCCCGGTCGATGGCGGCCTCACCGCCTCGATGCCGTATGCCGGCAAGCCGGTGTGA
- the sigJ gene encoding RNA polymerase sigma factor SigJ encodes MSMSSSKPRDQDPLAPHRGRLTGLAYRMLGSRSDAEDVVQDAYLRFASAQDVQNPEAFLVTIVTRLCLDRLKSAKAQREVYVGSWLPEPVFDAEDLSADRATELADDLSFALLLALDRLSPLERAAFLLHDVFDTPFADVARMLDRSEAACRQLAARARRAVRDQRPTPAAPPENHARLLQAFAEAAASGDVSRLAGLLREDALLIADSGGHKAAPRNQIFGAEKVARFFVGVANKNAGRDIRMVPMMINGTAGALIYLDGEIDFTTSIAIDGEKIAAIYLVRNPDKLRHAPPAWPGERLS; translated from the coding sequence ATGTCGATGTCATCAAGCAAGCCGCGTGACCAAGATCCCCTCGCGCCGCATCGCGGGCGGCTGACCGGGCTCGCCTATCGCATGCTCGGCAGCCGCAGCGACGCCGAGGACGTCGTGCAGGACGCCTATCTGCGCTTCGCGTCCGCGCAGGATGTCCAGAACCCGGAAGCCTTTCTCGTCACCATCGTGACCCGGCTTTGCCTCGACCGGCTGAAAAGCGCGAAGGCGCAGCGCGAGGTCTATGTCGGCTCGTGGCTTCCCGAGCCGGTATTCGATGCCGAGGACCTTTCGGCGGATCGCGCAACCGAGCTTGCCGACGACCTCTCCTTCGCGCTGCTGCTTGCGCTCGACCGGCTGTCGCCGCTGGAGCGGGCGGCGTTCCTGCTTCACGACGTCTTTGACACGCCGTTCGCCGACGTCGCCCGCATGCTCGATCGCAGCGAGGCCGCCTGCCGCCAGCTTGCGGCCCGCGCGCGTCGCGCGGTTCGCGACCAGCGCCCCACGCCCGCCGCACCGCCCGAGAACCACGCCCGGCTGCTGCAGGCCTTCGCGGAGGCGGCCGCAAGTGGCGACGTCTCGCGGCTTGCCGGACTATTGCGCGAAGACGCGCTCCTGATTGCCGACAGCGGCGGTCACAAGGCGGCGCCGCGCAATCAGATCTTTGGCGCCGAGAAGGTCGCGCGCTTCTTCGTCGGCGTCGCCAACAAGAATGCCGGCCGCGACATTCGCATGGTGCCGATGATGATCAACGGCACGGCGGGCGCCCTGATCTATCTCGACGGCGAGATCGATTTCACCACGAGCATCGCGATCGACGGCGAGAAGATCGCGGCGATCTACCTCGTGCGCAACCCGGACAAGCTGCGCCACGCGCCGCCCGCCTGGCCGGGAGAGCGCCTCAGCTGA
- the rplK gene encoding 50S ribosomal protein L11 yields MAKKVTGYLKLQVPAGAANPSPPIGPALGQRGLNIMEFCKAFNAQTQKEEKNTPIPVVITIYADRSFTFEMRTPPMSYFLKQAAKIQSGSKAPGRDKAGKVTKAQVREIAEKKMKDLNCDSIEAAMKMVEGSARSMGLEVAG; encoded by the coding sequence ATGGCAAAGAAAGTGACCGGATACCTGAAATTGCAGGTGCCGGCGGGTGCGGCCAATCCGTCGCCCCCGATCGGTCCCGCGCTTGGTCAGCGCGGTCTCAACATCATGGAGTTCTGCAAGGCGTTCAACGCGCAGACCCAGAAGGAAGAGAAGAACACCCCGATCCCGGTGGTCATCACCATCTATGCGGACCGTTCCTTCACCTTCGAGATGAGGACGCCGCCGATGTCCTACTTCCTCAAGCAGGCGGCCAAGATCCAGTCCGGCTCGAAGGCGCCGGGCCGCGACAAGGCCGGCAAGGTGACGAAGGCGCAGGTGCGCGAGATCGCCGAGAAGAAGATGAAGGACTTGAATTGCGACTCCATCGAAGCGGCCATGAAGATGGTCGAGGGCTCGGCCCGCTCGATGGGCCTGGAAGTTGCGGGGTAA
- the rplL gene encoding 50S ribosomal protein L7/L12 has translation MADLQKIVDDLSNLTVLEAAELAKLLEEKWGVSAAAAVAVAAAPGAGGGAAAPAEEKTEFTVVLAAAGDKKIEVIKEVRAITGLGLKEAKDLVEGAPKPVKEGVNKDEADKIKAQLEKAGAKVELK, from the coding sequence ATGGCTGACTTGCAGAAAATCGTCGACGACCTGTCGAATCTCACTGTGCTCGAGGCTGCCGAGCTCGCCAAGCTTCTCGAAGAGAAGTGGGGCGTCTCGGCCGCCGCTGCCGTCGCGGTTGCCGCGGCTCCGGGCGCTGGCGGCGGAGCTGCCGCTCCGGCCGAGGAGAAGACCGAGTTCACCGTCGTTCTCGCCGCTGCCGGCGACAAGAAGATCGAGGTCATCAAGGAAGTCCGCGCCATCACCGGCCTCGGGCTGAAGGAAGCCAAGGACCTCGTCGAAGGCGCTCCCAAGCCGGTGAAAGAGGGCGTCAACAAGGACGAAGCCGACAAGATCAAGGCCCAGCTCGAGAAGGCTGGCGCCAAGGTTGAGCTCAAGTAA
- a CDS encoding serine hydrolase domain-containing protein: MDAQTASRATVPQTPSLPQAKPASLGLSPARLQAMSDAFRREIDKGTLPGVTILVARKGQIGWFDTIGRQNPATSAPMARDSIFRIFSMTKPIVSVGIMMLLEEGRLLLSDPLAKFIPEFADQKVGVESNGKLELVPLARPITIQDLLRHTSGITYDHTGNGLVQQLYQNSRLRSRKITNQEHAALVASLPLICQPGAEWNYSRSTDILGRILEVVSGKPLGAFLTERILAPLQMTETGFHTGSENAPRLAEPFPADPWTDEPVQLFNMLDRPAMESGGGGLVSTTMDYARFCQMLLNGGELDGARIIGRKTLALMASDHLGPRVKINGTLLSAGHGFGLGFAVRTQGGIAPFPGSVGQYFWSGIGGTFFWIDPAEELFAVFMSQGPGQREYTRTLVRNLVYAAVE; encoded by the coding sequence ATGGACGCCCAAACCGCCAGCCGCGCCACCGTTCCGCAGACACCTTCCCTGCCCCAGGCCAAGCCCGCCTCGCTTGGGCTTTCGCCGGCGCGGCTGCAGGCCATGTCCGACGCCTTCCGGCGCGAGATCGACAAGGGAACCCTGCCTGGCGTGACCATCCTGGTCGCACGCAAGGGGCAGATCGGCTGGTTCGACACCATCGGCCGGCAAAATCCGGCGACGTCAGCGCCGATGGCGCGCGATTCCATCTTCCGCATCTTCTCCATGACCAAGCCGATCGTCTCGGTCGGCATCATGATGCTGCTGGAGGAAGGCCGCCTCCTGCTGAGCGACCCGCTCGCCAAGTTCATCCCGGAATTCGCCGACCAGAAGGTCGGCGTCGAGAGCAACGGCAAGCTCGAGCTCGTGCCGCTCGCGCGACCGATCACGATCCAGGACCTGCTGCGCCACACGTCCGGGATCACCTACGACCACACCGGCAACGGCCTCGTGCAGCAGCTCTACCAGAACTCGCGGCTGCGCAGCCGCAAGATCACCAATCAAGAGCACGCCGCGCTCGTCGCGAGCCTGCCCCTGATCTGCCAGCCCGGCGCGGAATGGAACTACAGCCGCTCCACCGACATCCTCGGCCGCATCCTCGAGGTGGTCAGCGGCAAACCCTTGGGCGCCTTCCTGACCGAGCGCATCCTCGCACCGCTGCAGATGACGGAGACCGGTTTCCACACCGGATCGGAGAACGCCCCCCGGCTCGCCGAGCCGTTCCCGGCCGATCCCTGGACCGATGAGCCGGTGCAGCTCTTCAACATGCTGGACAGGCCCGCGATGGAATCCGGCGGCGGCGGGCTCGTCTCCACCACCATGGACTATGCGCGCTTCTGCCAGATGCTGCTCAATGGCGGAGAGCTCGACGGCGCGCGCATCATCGGCCGCAAGACGCTCGCGCTGATGGCGTCAGACCATCTCGGGCCGCGGGTGAAGATCAACGGCACGCTGCTATCCGCAGGTCATGGCTTCGGCCTCGGCTTTGCCGTGCGCACGCAAGGAGGCATCGCGCCGTTTCCCGGCTCGGTCGGCCAGTACTTCTGGAGCGGCATCGGCGGCACGTTCTTCTGGATCGATCCGGCCGAGGAGCTGTTCGCCGTGTTCATGTCGCAGGGCCCCGGCCAGCGCGAATACACCCGCACGCTGGTGCGCAATCTGGTCTACGCCGCGGTGGAGTGA
- the nusG gene encoding transcription termination/antitermination protein NusG produces MANAAIQTADKRWYIVHAYSNFEKKVAESIREQAKQRGLEELFEQVLVPTEKVTEVRRGRKIDAERKFFPGYVLVKMKLTDEAFHLIKNTPKVTGFLGAENKPMPISEAEAMRILHQVQEGVERPKASVSFEIGENVRVADGPFASFSGVVEEIDEARSRVKVAVSIFGRATPVELEFGQVEKV; encoded by the coding sequence ATGGCAAACGCAGCAATCCAGACCGCGGACAAGCGCTGGTACATCGTCCACGCCTATTCGAACTTCGAGAAGAAGGTCGCGGAATCGATCCGCGAGCAGGCCAAGCAGCGTGGGCTCGAGGAGCTGTTCGAGCAGGTGCTGGTGCCGACCGAGAAGGTCACCGAGGTGCGCCGCGGCCGCAAGATCGACGCCGAGCGCAAGTTCTTCCCGGGCTACGTGCTGGTGAAGATGAAGCTGACCGACGAGGCGTTCCATCTCATCAAGAACACGCCGAAGGTGACCGGCTTCCTCGGCGCCGAGAACAAGCCGATGCCGATCTCGGAAGCCGAAGCCATGCGCATCCTGCACCAGGTGCAGGAGGGCGTGGAGCGGCCGAAGGCGTCGGTGTCGTTCGAGATCGGCGAGAACGTGCGGGTGGCCGACGGGCCGTTCGCTTCCTTCTCGGGTGTGGTAGAGGAAATCGACGAGGCGCGTTCGCGCGTGAAGGTCGCGGTTTCGATCTTCGGCCGCGCCACGCCGGTCGAACTGGAATTCGGTCAGGTCGAGAAGGTCTGA
- a CDS encoding histidine phosphatase family protein, which translates to MTSEDRPNVVTTRWWWVRHAPVRSDGGNIYGQTDIACDTSDREVFEAVAKILPRDAVWVASNLMRTHQTAEAIWAVGFPKPTQMAREKAFAEQHLGQWQGTNRAAFLASRPAGSHWFADINEPAPGGESFMDLYNRTRGAIERVMTEHAGRDVIAVAHGGTIKAAVGLALDGQPEKGLAFDIDNCSVTRLDHFASPGRSIWRLPFVNQQPWIADARHAAMHQPAGPEVTTSKLA; encoded by the coding sequence ATGACCAGTGAAGATCGGCCGAATGTCGTCACGACGCGATGGTGGTGGGTGCGTCACGCGCCGGTGCGCAGCGACGGCGGCAACATCTACGGCCAGACAGACATCGCCTGCGATACCAGCGATCGCGAGGTGTTCGAGGCTGTTGCCAAGATCCTGCCGCGCGATGCGGTCTGGGTCGCCAGCAACCTGATGCGTACGCATCAGACCGCGGAAGCGATCTGGGCCGTGGGTTTTCCGAAGCCGACCCAGATGGCCAGGGAAAAGGCCTTCGCCGAGCAGCATCTCGGGCAATGGCAGGGCACGAACCGGGCCGCGTTCCTCGCGTCCCGCCCGGCCGGCAGCCACTGGTTCGCCGATATCAACGAGCCGGCGCCGGGCGGCGAAAGCTTCATGGACCTCTACAATCGCACCAGGGGCGCGATCGAACGTGTCATGACTGAGCATGCGGGCCGCGACGTGATCGCCGTGGCCCATGGCGGCACCATCAAGGCCGCGGTCGGGCTCGCGCTCGACGGCCAGCCGGAAAAAGGCCTCGCCTTCGATATCGACAATTGCTCGGTGACGCGGCTCGACCATTTCGCAAGCCCCGGCCGCTCGATCTGGCGGCTTCCCTTTGTGAACCAGCAGCCATGGATCGCGGACGCAAGGCACGCCGCGATGCATCAGCCGGCGGGACCTGAAGTGACGACCAGCAAGCTTGCGTGA
- the rplJ gene encoding 50S ribosomal protein L10: MERAAKKEAVEQLNAVFKTTSVAIVAHYSGLTVAQMQNLRRQMKQAGAAVKVSKNRLAKIALEGTDVAAIGPLLKGPTVIATSNDPVAAPKVAIEFAKANEQFVILGGSMGKTVLNVDGVKALASLPSLDELRAKLVGLIQAPATKLAQLANAPAAKLARVIQAHASKGEAA; encoded by the coding sequence GTGGAACGAGCGGCAAAGAAAGAGGCGGTCGAACAGCTCAACGCGGTCTTCAAGACCACGAGCGTCGCGATCGTTGCTCACTATTCCGGCCTCACCGTGGCCCAGATGCAGAACCTGCGCAGGCAGATGAAGCAGGCGGGCGCGGCGGTGAAGGTCTCGAAGAACCGTCTCGCCAAAATTGCTCTTGAAGGCACTGACGTCGCAGCCATCGGTCCCCTGTTGAAGGGGCCGACCGTGATCGCAACTTCGAATGATCCGGTCGCGGCGCCAAAGGTTGCCATCGAATTCGCCAAGGCGAACGAACAGTTCGTCATCCTCGGCGGCTCGATGGGCAAGACCGTCCTGAATGTTGACGGCGTGAAGGCGCTCGCCTCGCTGCCGTCGCTCGACGAACTGCGCGCCAAGCTTGTCGGCCTGATCCAGGCTCCGGCAACCAAGCTCGCCCAGCTCGCCAACGCGCCCGCGGCCAAGCTCGCACGCGTCATTCAGGCTCATGCCTCAAAGGGCGAAGCGGCCTGA
- a CDS encoding SDR family oxidoreductase, whose translation MSLFDMSGKVAVITGSTRGIGRAIAERMAEHGAKVVISSRKADVCDQVAKEINDKFGKGKAVAIAANISSKENLQHLVDESNRAFGRIDVLVCNAASNPYYGPLAGISDDQFRKILDNNIVANNWLISMVVPQMIERKDGSVIIVSSIGGLKGSTILGAYAISKAADMQLARNLACEYGKHNIRVNCIAPGLIKTDFAKALWDNPENLKASTARSPLLRIGIPDEIAGAAVFLGSKAGDFMTGQTMVIDGGATIS comes from the coding sequence ATGAGTCTGTTCGATATGTCCGGCAAGGTCGCTGTTATCACCGGCTCGACGCGCGGCATCGGCCGCGCCATCGCCGAACGCATGGCCGAGCACGGCGCCAAAGTCGTGATCTCCTCGCGCAAGGCCGATGTCTGCGATCAGGTCGCAAAAGAGATCAATGACAAGTTCGGCAAGGGCAAAGCGGTCGCGATCGCGGCAAACATTTCAAGCAAGGAAAACCTGCAGCACCTCGTCGACGAGAGCAACCGCGCCTTCGGCAGGATCGACGTGCTGGTCTGCAACGCGGCGTCGAATCCCTATTACGGGCCGCTCGCCGGCATTTCCGACGACCAGTTCCGCAAGATCCTCGACAACAACATCGTCGCCAACAACTGGCTGATCTCGATGGTGGTGCCGCAGATGATCGAACGCAAGGACGGCTCGGTCATCATCGTGTCCTCGATCGGCGGCCTCAAGGGCTCGACCATCCTCGGCGCCTACGCGATCTCGAAGGCCGCCGACATGCAGCTCGCGCGCAATCTCGCCTGCGAGTACGGCAAGCACAATATCCGCGTGAACTGCATCGCGCCGGGCCTGATCAAGACCGATTTCGCCAAAGCCTTGTGGGACAATCCGGAGAACCTGAAGGCCTCGACCGCGCGCTCGCCGCTGTTGCGCATCGGCATTCCCGACGAGATCGCAGGCGCTGCCGTGTTCCTGGGCTCGAAGGCCGGCGACTTCATGACCGGCCAGACCATGGTGATCGACGGCGGCGCCACGATCAGTTGA
- a CDS encoding 2-hydroxyacid dehydrogenase — MPEKVLIYSRFPKALMLRIGERFDLLDAGGKPPNEVFPQAELAGLRAMITAGSTPLGGEAMDRMPKLGAIVCYGTGYDGVDLKAAASRNIAVGHSPGANAASVADIAMTLMLAATRRLLVADHYVRSGDWAAAKPSPMMRPRAGMPGRKIGIFGMGEIGRKIASRAAAFEAEVGYFSRSRHDVPYQFFDSLAALADWCSVLIIAVRAGAETHHAVNADILKRLGEEGTVVNIARGSVIDEAALVQALADKTIAGAGLDVYASEPHRPDALTAFPNVVFTPHIGGHTLESHTAMQDCVIANLTAFFEGRPLAHPVS; from the coding sequence ATGCCGGAAAAGGTCCTGATCTATTCGCGCTTTCCCAAGGCGCTGATGCTGCGGATCGGTGAGCGGTTCGATCTGCTCGATGCCGGCGGCAAGCCGCCGAACGAGGTGTTTCCGCAAGCCGAGCTCGCCGGCCTCCGCGCCATGATCACCGCCGGCAGCACGCCGCTCGGCGGCGAGGCCATGGACCGCATGCCGAAGCTAGGCGCGATCGTCTGCTATGGCACGGGTTATGACGGCGTCGACCTCAAGGCGGCGGCGAGCCGCAACATCGCGGTCGGGCACAGTCCCGGGGCCAACGCGGCGTCGGTTGCCGATATCGCCATGACCTTGATGCTGGCGGCGACGCGGCGGCTCCTGGTTGCGGACCATTATGTGCGCAGCGGCGACTGGGCCGCCGCAAAGCCCTCGCCGATGATGCGCCCCCGGGCCGGCATGCCCGGCCGCAAGATCGGCATCTTTGGCATGGGCGAGATCGGCCGCAAGATCGCATCCCGCGCCGCCGCCTTCGAGGCCGAGGTCGGCTATTTCAGCCGCAGCCGACACGATGTGCCCTATCAATTCTTCGACAGCCTTGCAGCGCTGGCCGACTGGTGCAGCGTGCTGATCATCGCGGTCCGCGCCGGCGCCGAGACCCACCATGCCGTCAATGCCGACATCCTCAAGCGGCTGGGCGAGGAGGGCACGGTCGTCAACATCGCCCGCGGCTCGGTCATCGATGAGGCGGCGCTGGTCCAGGCGCTTGCCGACAAGACGATCGCCGGCGCGGGGCTCGATGTCTATGCCAGCGAGCCGCACCGCCCCGATGCCCTGACCGCCTTTCCGAACGTGGTCTTCACCCCCCATATCGGCGGCCATACGCTTGAGTCGCACACCGCGATGCAGGATTGCGTGATCGCCAATCTGACCGCCTTTTTCGAAGGCAGGCCGCTCGCCCATCCCGTCAGCTGA